Proteins encoded by one window of Sediminicoccus rosea:
- a CDS encoding glycosyltransferase, giving the protein MPFDSVPAATASAETRPLSVLYVLSSFPVLSETFVSNEIRAMRALGHKIVPLTIRDHHGPCQPEDEALKPGIQRLEELPRVTAMLRAVMGPARLRAAMRFIRTQQGLPRRSLLLAAARVALAARRHGCTHVHAHFAHAATATAIAGARLAGCTVSFIGHGFEVYGTPADLPLKLASADLAVATCFDMRDDMLAMAPGARVVVVPCGIDPARFRPRSGASNGRLLAIGRLAPQKGYELLLDALAALPPMARPCIDAVGEGALRPVLEAKIEALGLWPWMRLLGARPSGWIAEEGPRYQGFVAPYVICADGDRDTGPIVLKEAMAMGLPVLASALMGMKETVADVGGRLILPGDRRALTDGLGWIAGLSAAERAAIGRAGRAHIEAGFSLASQARQLGALFAGLQARPHA; this is encoded by the coding sequence ATGCCCTTCGATTCCGTCCCCGCCGCCACCGCCTCCGCCGAAACGCGGCCGCTCAGCGTGCTCTACGTCCTCTCCTCCTTCCCGGTGCTGTCCGAGACCTTCGTCAGCAACGAGATCCGCGCCATGCGCGCGCTCGGCCACAAGATCGTGCCGCTCACCATCCGCGACCATCACGGCCCCTGCCAGCCGGAGGACGAGGCGCTGAAGCCCGGCATCCAGCGGCTGGAGGAGCTGCCGCGCGTCACCGCCATGCTGCGCGCCGTGATGGGCCCCGCCCGGCTGCGCGCGGCGATGCGCTTCATCCGGACGCAGCAGGGCCTGCCGCGCCGCTCGCTGCTGCTCGCCGCAGCCCGGGTGGCGCTGGCCGCGCGGCGGCATGGCTGCACCCATGTCCACGCGCATTTCGCCCATGCGGCGACGGCCACCGCCATTGCCGGCGCGCGCCTGGCGGGCTGCACCGTCTCCTTCATCGGGCATGGCTTCGAGGTCTATGGCACGCCCGCCGACCTGCCGCTGAAGCTCGCCAGTGCCGACCTCGCCGTCGCCACCTGCTTCGACATGCGGGACGACATGCTCGCCATGGCGCCGGGGGCGCGCGTGGTGGTGGTGCCCTGCGGCATCGATCCCGCCCGCTTCCGCCCGCGCTCCGGCGCCTCCAATGGCCGGCTGCTCGCCATCGGCCGCCTCGCGCCGCAGAAGGGGTATGAGCTGCTGCTCGATGCCCTGGCCGCGCTGCCGCCCATGGCGCGCCCCTGCATCGACGCGGTGGGGGAGGGCGCGCTGCGCCCGGTGCTGGAAGCGAAGATCGAGGCGCTGGGCCTTTGGCCCTGGATGCGCCTGCTGGGCGCGCGCCCGAGCGGCTGGATCGCCGAGGAGGGGCCGCGCTACCAGGGTTTCGTCGCCCCCTACGTGATCTGCGCCGATGGCGACCGCGACACCGGCCCCATCGTGCTGAAGGAGGCGATGGCCATGGGCCTGCCTGTCCTCGCCTCGGCCCTGATGGGCATGAAGGAGACAGTGGCCGATGTCGGCGGAAGGCTGATCCTGCCGGGCGACCGCCGTGCCCTGACCGATGGCCTGGGCTGGATCGCCGGCCTCTCGGCGGCGGAGCGCGCTGCCATCGGCCGCGCCGGGCGCGCGCATATCGAGGCGGGGTTCAGCCTGGCATCCCAGGCGCGGCAGCTGGGCGCGCTCTTCGCCGGCCTGCAGGCCCGCCCCCATGCTTGA
- a CDS encoding glycosyltransferase family 4 protein translates to MLERRTDILIWVAGKLDKRGSFEDYLLRLGRGLKTAGLSTHLVAGPPWDAGLRRDLAALGLGLTELGEGELRSAWRAAGILARTRPRLVHYHFGSPSSKLAALAAVSGVPRFVFTDHGSRTQVEAGGAGLAAAKRWMRRARASLVDLYLPVSNEVAGHLRQEIGLPPARLHRLMNGVDLARYRPAGAEERMALRQRLLGLGGAEPVLLYAGQLTAEKGVEDLLAIQPALLRAFPGLTIAWAGDGPLRGAVEAASGQGVRVLGRRGDMPELLRAVDLVVAPSRWREAFSLILAEAAASGLPAIASRIGGIPEVVANQVTGELVPPGEPAALLASLSGLIEQPARRIAMGQAARRRAEALFDLDGMIAATLRHYAALLPLPTASLTPALEFRS, encoded by the coding sequence ATGCTTGAGCGCCGCACCGACATCCTGATCTGGGTCGCGGGCAAGCTCGACAAGCGCGGCTCCTTCGAGGACTACCTGCTGCGCCTGGGGCGCGGCCTGAAGACGGCCGGTCTCAGCACGCATCTCGTCGCCGGTCCGCCCTGGGATGCGGGGCTGCGGCGGGACCTCGCGGCGCTGGGCCTTGGCCTGACGGAACTGGGCGAAGGTGAGTTGCGCTCTGCCTGGCGCGCGGCCGGCATCCTGGCCCGCACGCGGCCGCGCCTCGTGCATTACCATTTCGGCTCGCCCAGCTCGAAGCTCGCCGCGCTGGCCGCGGTCTCGGGCGTGCCGCGCTTCGTCTTCACGGATCACGGCTCGCGCACGCAGGTCGAGGCGGGGGGCGCTGGTCTCGCCGCCGCCAAGCGCTGGATGCGGCGGGCGCGCGCCTCTCTCGTGGACCTCTATCTGCCCGTCTCGAACGAGGTGGCGGGGCATCTCCGGCAGGAGATCGGCCTGCCGCCCGCCCGGCTGCACCGGCTCATGAACGGCGTGGACCTCGCGCGCTACCGTCCCGCGGGTGCTGAGGAGCGCATGGCCCTGCGCCAGCGCCTGCTGGGGCTGGGCGGGGCGGAGCCCGTGCTGCTCTATGCCGGGCAGCTCACCGCCGAGAAGGGCGTGGAGGATCTGCTCGCCATCCAGCCCGCGCTGCTCCGCGCCTTTCCGGGCCTCACCATCGCCTGGGCCGGGGACGGCCCGCTGCGCGGCGCGGTGGAGGCCGCATCCGGCCAGGGCGTGCGCGTGCTGGGCCGTCGCGGCGACATGCCGGAACTGCTGCGCGCGGTGGATCTCGTCGTCGCGCCCTCGCGCTGGCGGGAGGCCTTCTCGCTCATCCTGGCCGAGGCCGCGGCCTCGGGCCTGCCCGCCATAGCCTCGCGCATCGGCGGCATCCCGGAGGTGGTGGCGAACCAGGTGACGGGCGAGCTGGTGCCGCCTGGCGAGCCGGCGGCGCTGCTCGCCTCGCTCTCGGGGCTGATCGAGCAGCCCGCGCGCCGCATCGCCATGGGGCAGGCGGCACGCCGCCGCGCCGAGGCGCTGTTCGACCTCGACGGCATGATCGCCGCCACCCTCCGCCACTATGCGGCACTGCTGCCGCTGCCCACCGCCTCGCTCACGCCCGCCCTGGAGTTCCGCTCATGA
- a CDS encoding phytanoyl-CoA dioxygenase family protein, which yields MTVTEITAALERDGIAPLPRLIAPEALAGLQAAFSGALRRPSFNTWIGFEQNEKWRLLVENLLALHPACLELALHPLVAGAVREYVGPEVALTEARGWRTIRTTRNFHGWHADAWHAPEVTTAPREVKLAVYLSDVESGHFAYLAGTHRQRGAARHWGPADVAPLMHRERAMRGPAGTAFLFDTAGVHRQTTPCLSPRDVMFFNFHDPAVPIQAEDVAHGRYQPLLLNAGYLPPLTAEQAAILGFGRARAQPEAGMVGRPALRRYPWLHDAMAAGLWARLEWQEVARMARQGRRFAARRLARLIPGVARPSSGAARPAKEAHS from the coding sequence ATGACCGTCACCGAGATCACCGCCGCGCTGGAGCGCGACGGCATCGCGCCGCTGCCCCGGCTGATCGCACCCGAGGCGCTGGCCGGCCTGCAGGCGGCCTTCAGCGGCGCCCTGCGGCGGCCGAGCTTCAACACCTGGATCGGCTTCGAGCAGAACGAGAAATGGCGCCTGCTGGTCGAGAACCTGCTGGCGCTGCACCCGGCCTGCCTCGAGCTCGCGCTGCATCCGCTGGTGGCCGGCGCGGTGCGCGAATATGTCGGCCCCGAGGTGGCGCTGACCGAGGCGCGCGGCTGGCGCACCATCCGCACCACGCGCAACTTCCATGGCTGGCACGCCGATGCCTGGCACGCGCCCGAGGTGACGACGGCGCCGCGCGAGGTGAAGCTCGCGGTCTATCTGAGCGATGTGGAGAGCGGGCATTTCGCCTATCTCGCCGGCACGCACCGCCAACGCGGCGCCGCCCGCCACTGGGGCCCGGCGGATGTGGCGCCGCTGATGCACCGGGAGCGCGCGATGCGCGGCCCGGCCGGCACCGCCTTCCTCTTCGACACGGCGGGCGTGCATCGGCAGACCACGCCCTGCCTCTCGCCGCGCGACGTGATGTTCTTCAACTTCCATGACCCTGCCGTGCCGATCCAGGCCGAGGATGTGGCGCATGGCCGCTACCAGCCGCTGCTGCTGAACGCCGGCTACCTGCCGCCGCTGACCGCCGAGCAGGCGGCGATCCTGGGCTTTGGCCGTGCCCGCGCCCAGCCCGAAGCGGGCATGGTGGGCCGCCCCGCGCTGCGGCGCTATCCCTGGCTGCATGACGCCATGGCGGCGGGCCTGTGGGCGCGGCTCGAATGGCAGGAGGTGGCGCGCATGGCGCGGCAGGGCCGGCGCTTCGCCGCGCGCCGCCTGGCGCGGCTGATCCCCGGCGTGGCGCGCCCGAGCTCTGGCGCCGCGCGGCCCGCGAAGGAGGCTCACTCGTGA
- a CDS encoding glycosyltransferase family 2 protein, which yields MSAPRLSVIIPTRNCLAWLPRAMASALAVPVEGIEVIIVDDGSTDGTANFLAHAAASGLPIRVLRRTGGEGAAAARNAGLAIARAPVVGFLDADDIWQPDRIAERLAWHEAHPETALSFGEYETLYADNRREPRLIGYMPRFAAAVTPLDEPWRDEIGWLGPAGAGLIYGENPVCTSVVLASRAAVEAVGGFDVSLGQAEDWDLWIRLALHGPVAYAPRSQGLHMHRADSLSSEVRARCLAVATVLDRYGPAIRARDAGAFRCSRAFVAEARAEMAEAEGRRLAHLAWQAKALLWQPSRRRARSAARALLRGLRPRMPAPLMARAA from the coding sequence GTGAGCGCGCCCCGTCTTTCCGTCATCATCCCCACGCGCAACTGCCTGGCATGGCTGCCCCGCGCCATGGCGAGCGCGCTGGCCGTGCCGGTCGAGGGCATCGAGGTCATCATCGTGGATGATGGCTCGACCGACGGCACCGCGAATTTCCTGGCCCATGCCGCAGCCTCGGGCCTGCCCATCCGCGTGCTGCGCCGCACGGGCGGCGAGGGGGCTGCGGCGGCGCGCAATGCCGGCCTCGCCATCGCGCGGGCGCCCGTGGTGGGCTTCCTCGACGCCGATGACATCTGGCAGCCCGATCGCATCGCCGAACGGCTCGCCTGGCATGAGGCGCATCCCGAGACCGCGCTGAGCTTCGGCGAATACGAGACGCTCTATGCCGACAACCGCCGCGAGCCGCGGCTGATCGGCTACATGCCGCGCTTCGCCGCCGCCGTCACGCCGCTGGACGAGCCCTGGCGGGACGAGATCGGCTGGCTGGGCCCGGCCGGCGCCGGGCTGATCTATGGGGAGAATCCGGTCTGCACCTCGGTCGTCCTCGCCTCGCGCGCGGCGGTGGAGGCGGTGGGCGGCTTCGATGTCTCGCTCGGCCAGGCGGAGGACTGGGACCTCTGGATCCGCCTCGCGCTGCACGGCCCGGTCGCCTATGCGCCGCGCTCGCAGGGGCTGCACATGCATCGCGCCGACTCGCTGAGCAGCGAGGTGCGCGCGCGCTGCCTTGCCGTCGCGACGGTGCTGGACCGCTACGGCCCGGCGATCCGCGCGCGTGATGCGGGCGCCTTCCGCTGCAGCCGCGCCTTCGTGGCCGAGGCGCGCGCCGAGATGGCGGAGGCCGAGGGGCGGCGCCTCGCGCATCTGGCCTGGCAGGCCAAGGCGCTGCTCTGGCAGCCGAGCCGCCGCCGGGCGCGCTCGGCCGCACGCGCGTTGCTGCGGGGGCTGCGGCCGCGCATGCCGGCGCCGCTCATGGCACGGGCGGCGTGA
- a CDS encoding amidohydrolase family protein produces the protein MRLDRRGVLATSLALGGAATAAPVPGKIALEEHVIIPSFLDYLNKAMPPVSAEARAVLVRRMLDFGEERLAAMDGAGVSRAILSISGPGVQVEPDTARATRLAAEANDALAREIQRRPDRYGGFAHLAMQDPAQAARELERCVRELNFQGAMINHHTLGVYLDDPRNDVFWERLQALEVPLYLHPDDSFRMPHVLEGVPELHKPTWEWTTETATHALRLIVTGVFDRFPRAQVILGHMGETLPYMLWRLDSRYAFTPTRRPIRRKPSDYVRSNISVTTSGQCDDVPLTAALAALGESRVMFSIDYPYEDSATAARFIEKAAIAEDVRARVMHGNARALLKLRS, from the coding sequence ATGCGGCTCGATCGCCGTGGCGTGCTCGCCACATCCCTTGCCCTGGGCGGAGCGGCCACCGCCGCGCCCGTCCCGGGCAAGATCGCCCTGGAGGAGCATGTCATCATCCCCTCCTTCCTCGACTACCTGAACAAGGCCATGCCGCCGGTCTCGGCGGAGGCGCGGGCCGTGCTGGTCCGCCGCATGCTGGATTTCGGCGAGGAGCGCCTGGCCGCCATGGATGGCGCGGGCGTGTCGCGGGCCATCCTCTCCATCTCGGGCCCCGGCGTGCAGGTGGAGCCCGACACGGCGCGGGCGACGCGCCTGGCGGCGGAGGCGAATGACGCGCTGGCGCGCGAGATCCAGCGCCGGCCGGACCGCTATGGCGGCTTCGCGCACCTCGCCATGCAGGACCCCGCTCAGGCCGCGCGTGAACTCGAACGCTGCGTGCGGGAGCTCAACTTCCAGGGCGCCATGATCAACCACCACACGCTGGGCGTCTACCTGGATGACCCGCGGAATGACGTGTTCTGGGAGCGGCTCCAGGCGCTGGAGGTGCCGCTCTACCTCCATCCGGATGACAGCTTCCGCATGCCGCATGTGCTCGAGGGCGTGCCCGAACTGCACAAGCCGACCTGGGAATGGACGACCGAGACCGCGACCCACGCGCTGCGCCTGATCGTCACCGGCGTCTTCGACCGATTCCCGCGCGCGCAGGTCATCCTCGGGCATATGGGCGAGACCTTGCCCTACATGCTCTGGCGGCTGGACAGCCGCTACGCCTTCACGCCGACGCGCCGTCCGATCCGGCGCAAGCCCTCGGACTATGTGCGCTCCAACATCTCGGTCACCACCTCGGGGCAATGCGATGACGTGCCGCTGACGGCGGCACTGGCGGCGCTCGGCGAGAGCCGCGTGATGTTTTCGATCGACTACCCTTATGAGGACTCCGCGACGGCCGCGCGCTTCATCGAGAAGGCCGCGATCGCGGAGGATGTGCGGGCCCGGGTGATGCACGGCAATGCGCGCGCGCTGCTGAAGCTGCGCAGCTGA
- the nikR gene encoding nickel-responsive transcriptional regulator NikR produces MQRLTISLDHETAAALDAFMAGRGYGNRSEAVRDLLRSGLRDAAGEQDPMLPCVAAVSYIYDHYERDLGRRLTEAQHAHHDLGVTTVHLHLDHHHCIEVALLRGPAGEIRHFAKALVRERGVRLGGINVMPIPQAVGAAIHDPTHAAPERQASGG; encoded by the coding sequence GTGCAGCGCCTGACCATCAGCCTCGATCACGAAACGGCCGCCGCGCTGGATGCCTTCATGGCGGGCCGCGGCTACGGCAACCGCTCGGAGGCGGTGCGGGACCTGCTCCGTTCCGGGCTGCGCGATGCGGCGGGAGAGCAGGACCCGATGCTGCCATGCGTGGCCGCGGTGTCCTACATCTACGACCATTATGAGCGCGACCTGGGCCGCCGGCTCACCGAAGCGCAACACGCGCACCACGATCTCGGCGTGACGACCGTGCATCTGCATCTCGACCACCATCACTGCATCGAGGTTGCGCTGCTGCGCGGGCCCGCGGGCGAGATCCGCCATTTCGCCAAGGCCCTGGTGCGGGAGCGCGGCGTCAGGCTGGGCGGCATCAATGTGATGCCGATCCCGCAGGCCGTGGGTGCTGCCATCCACGATCCAACGCACGCCGCACCGGAACGGCAGGCCTCCGGAGGCTGA
- a CDS encoding ABC transporter substrate-binding protein — protein MSRRLCLVLAAALGLSVPQPGPARAQPMGGVAVIAVAGDPGHLNPAISTAGPLHAVAGSLFNGLVALDEAGNPEPDLAESWVVAPDGLSVTFRLRAGVRWHDGRPFTAADVKTSFEQVLLRFHARARAGLAPAIAGIDAPDPLTAVFRLNRPHPALLRQLDVTEAPVLPAHLFDGTDPNTNPANLRPVGTGPFRFESYQRDNQVVLLRNPDYFKPGLPRLDRVVFRIIPDSNTQVNALLAGEVDMLARVSAPDAARLRGRGVTLAETRAAAGGSNCVMTLAFNLDRSATGQVALREAFALGLDRQRMLELVAFGQGRVAEAPIASGIAWAHAPRALAAWRPDPAEANRRLDAAGLARGPDGVRATLDILHFPAFARWSDILRQQLAPLGITLRVRMMDPAAFAQAVFTRRDFDLALVSYCNGTDPEIGVRRMVHSSAVGNVPFSNAAGYRNAEVDRLFDAAASVQDEAARGAAYRAAQAILARDLPYWWLVETDFTAAWRDRFADFAPWSGQVAERAWRRP, from the coding sequence TTGTCGCGCCGTCTCTGCCTCGTCCTCGCAGCGGCCCTCGGATTGTCGGTGCCCCAGCCCGGCCCGGCGCGGGCGCAACCGATGGGAGGTGTCGCGGTGATCGCCGTGGCCGGCGACCCGGGGCATCTCAATCCGGCGATCTCGACCGCGGGGCCGCTGCATGCCGTGGCCGGCTCCTTGTTCAACGGCCTGGTGGCGCTGGACGAGGCGGGCAATCCGGAACCTGACCTCGCGGAATCCTGGGTGGTCGCGCCCGATGGGCTGAGCGTGACGTTCCGGCTGCGCGCCGGCGTCCGCTGGCATGATGGCAGGCCCTTCACTGCTGCCGATGTGAAGACCAGCTTCGAGCAGGTGCTGCTTCGCTTCCACGCCCGTGCCCGCGCCGGCCTGGCGCCCGCCATCGCGGGAATTGACGCGCCGGACCCGCTGACCGCGGTGTTTCGCTTGAACCGGCCGCACCCCGCCCTGCTGCGGCAGCTCGACGTCACCGAAGCGCCGGTGCTGCCCGCGCATCTGTTCGACGGCACGGACCCCAACACCAACCCGGCCAATCTGCGCCCCGTCGGCACCGGGCCCTTCCGCTTCGAGAGCTACCAGCGTGACAACCAGGTCGTGCTCCTGCGCAACCCGGACTACTTCAAGCCCGGGCTGCCGCGGCTGGATCGCGTCGTGTTCCGGATCATCCCGGACTCGAACACCCAGGTGAACGCGCTCCTGGCGGGCGAGGTGGACATGCTGGCCCGCGTGTCCGCGCCCGATGCCGCTCGGCTGCGCGGCCGCGGCGTGACGCTCGCGGAAACCCGCGCCGCCGCCGGCGGGTCCAATTGCGTCATGACGCTCGCCTTCAACCTCGACCGTTCGGCCACCGGCCAGGTCGCGCTGCGCGAGGCTTTCGCGCTGGGCCTCGATCGCCAGCGGATGCTGGAACTGGTGGCCTTCGGCCAAGGGCGCGTCGCGGAGGCGCCGATCGCCTCGGGCATCGCCTGGGCGCATGCGCCGCGCGCGCTGGCGGCGTGGCGGCCCGATCCGGCCGAGGCCAATCGGCGGCTGGATGCGGCGGGCCTCGCGCGCGGACCGGATGGCGTGCGCGCCACGCTCGATATCCTGCACTTTCCGGCTTTCGCCCGCTGGTCGGACATCCTGCGCCAACAGCTCGCACCGCTCGGCATCACCTTGCGGGTGCGGATGATGGACCCCGCCGCCTTCGCCCAGGCGGTGTTCACCCGGCGTGACTTCGACCTGGCGCTGGTCTCCTATTGCAACGGCACGGATCCGGAGATCGGCGTCCGGCGCATGGTCCATTCCTCGGCCGTCGGCAATGTCCCCTTCTCCAATGCGGCGGGCTACCGGAACGCGGAGGTGGACCGGCTGTTCGATGCGGCGGCCTCCGTGCAGGACGAGGCCGCCCGGGGCGCGGCGTATCGCGCGGCACAGGCGATCCTGGCGCGCGATCTGCCCTATTGGTGGCTGGTCGAGACCGACTTCACCGCCGCCTGGCGCGACCGCTTCGCCGATTTCGCGCCCTGGAGCGGCCAGGTGGCGGAACGCGCCTGGCGACGGCCGTAG
- a CDS encoding ABC transporter permease, giving the protein MAGFLLRRLGFGLLALLASASLAFLLAWHAPGGPAVGLGGEYGAPGYLEEVAARYGLDRPGAEVWFGWMVRLAQGDLGQSWREQAPVSMLILERLPLTLSLTFAAAALAALAGTLIGVAASQSDGRWPVAALSALHAVPGYIVAQALVLVFALGLGLLPVQGIADPREPAGGGLALVAERLRHLALPVLALALHQLCFVSLLVRAGLIAQMRQPYVVAAEARGRSRAGARWRHALPNALLPVATLTAMRLGSLVGGALVIEVAFALPGLGRLAVSAALARDHPVVIGTVVTACLIAWVANLVADATAPLLDPRLRAR; this is encoded by the coding sequence TTGGCCGGCTTCCTGCTCCGTCGGCTCGGCTTCGGGCTGCTCGCGCTCCTCGCCTCGGCGAGCCTTGCCTTTCTGCTCGCCTGGCACGCGCCGGGCGGGCCGGCGGTGGGGCTCGGCGGCGAATACGGCGCGCCGGGTTACCTGGAGGAAGTGGCCGCCCGCTACGGCCTCGACCGCCCGGGCGCCGAAGTCTGGTTCGGCTGGATGGTCCGGCTGGCGCAGGGTGATCTCGGCCAATCCTGGCGCGAGCAGGCGCCGGTCTCGATGCTGATCCTGGAGCGGCTTCCCCTGACGCTGAGCCTGACCTTCGCGGCGGCGGCGCTGGCCGCGCTGGCTGGCACGCTGATCGGCGTCGCGGCGTCGCAAAGCGATGGGCGCTGGCCCGTCGCAGCGCTCTCGGCGCTGCACGCCGTGCCGGGCTACATCGTGGCGCAGGCGCTGGTCCTGGTCTTCGCGCTGGGGCTTGGCCTGCTGCCGGTGCAGGGCATCGCCGATCCACGCGAGCCCGCCGGGGGCGGCCTGGCGCTGGTGGCCGAAAGGCTGCGGCACCTCGCCCTTCCGGTTCTGGCGCTGGCGCTGCATCAGCTCTGTTTCGTGAGCCTGCTGGTGCGTGCCGGTCTGATCGCGCAGATGCGCCAGCCCTATGTCGTCGCGGCCGAGGCGCGGGGCCGCTCGCGCGCCGGGGCGCGATGGCGGCATGCCCTGCCCAATGCGCTGCTGCCCGTCGCCACCCTGACCGCCATGCGGCTCGGCAGCCTCGTGGGCGGGGCTTTGGTGATCGAGGTGGCCTTCGCGCTGCCGGGCCTGGGGCGACTTGCGGTCTCGGCCGCCCTGGCGCGCGACCATCCGGTGGTGATCGGCACGGTGGTGACGGCCTGCCTCATCGCCTGGGTCGCGAACCTCGTGGCGGATGCCACGGCGCCGCTGCTCGACCCGAGGCTGCGGGCGCGATGA
- a CDS encoding ABC transporter permease, with product MSRLVAGGSLACLYLACLILAPGGSLTTLEAHAALLSPRLAHPFGTDDLGRDMLAALLQGGRTSLTVATVATLLALAIGLVVGLVAGIGPALLDEALMRVAEITASLPALLLAVLLAALFGGSAWNLALLLGLTRWPLVARIVRMEVRSLLGREFLRAAWALGASPTHVAHRHLVPHLAGPLLAAAGIVFGGAVVAEAALAFVGLGDPAVTSWGQMVAAGFAVIGLAWWVWLWPAAMLVLVSGLVAAMADLGDEGR from the coding sequence ATGAGCCGGCTTGTCGCGGGGGGAAGCCTCGCCTGTCTCTACCTGGCCTGCCTGATCCTGGCGCCCGGTGGGTCACTGACGACGCTCGAGGCACATGCGGCCTTGCTGTCGCCGCGCCTCGCGCATCCATTCGGCACCGATGATCTCGGGCGCGACATGCTGGCGGCGCTGCTCCAGGGCGGGCGCACCTCGCTGACCGTCGCGACGGTCGCGACCCTGCTGGCGCTGGCCATCGGGCTGGTGGTCGGGCTGGTCGCGGGGATCGGGCCGGCCCTGCTGGATGAGGCCCTGATGCGCGTGGCGGAGATCACCGCGAGCCTGCCGGCCCTGCTGCTGGCGGTGCTGCTGGCGGCGTTGTTCGGCGGGTCTGCCTGGAACCTCGCGCTGCTGCTGGGACTGACGCGCTGGCCCTTGGTCGCGCGGATCGTGCGCATGGAGGTGCGCAGCCTGCTGGGCCGGGAATTCCTCCGTGCCGCCTGGGCCCTTGGCGCCTCGCCCACACATGTCGCGCACAGGCATCTGGTGCCGCATCTGGCCGGGCCGCTCCTGGCGGCCGCGGGCATCGTGTTCGGCGGTGCGGTGGTGGCGGAAGCAGCGCTCGCCTTTGTCGGGCTGGGCGATCCGGCGGTGACGAGCTGGGGGCAGATGGTGGCTGCCGGCTTCGCCGTGATCGGCCTCGCCTGGTGGGTCTGGCTTTGGCCGGCCGCCATGCTGGTCCTGGTCAGTGGGCTGGTCGCCGCCATGGCCGACCTTGGGGACGAAGGCCGCTGA
- the yut gene encoding urea transporter yields the protein MTQTKSNFLTVCLRGTSQVFFMENALTGAIFFVAMAYASYVSGVWATTIGAAVGIVVATLTAQVLDLDEGSIEQGLYGFNGILVGAALPTFIAASPQLWVYVVVGAAASTVFTAAFSATVTRVFGVPGSTGPFVLTGWLMVAGAYSFGGLDVIGDSPRLPTATTQHAMVIPQGIELVEIFFRNIGQVYLLGSAVSGAIILAGIFIASVAAGIAVVAGSVIAIIVSVAMAADPALVRQGLYGFSPVLTALAVGVIFLRPSPRVALYAALATVVTVFVQGALDIIVAPSGVPSFTAPYVLTMYLFIAPKKLMVPHPHKPVAGHSAGTEPASGGA from the coding sequence ATGACGCAGACGAAGAGCAATTTCCTGACGGTCTGCCTGCGCGGAACCAGCCAGGTCTTCTTCATGGAGAACGCCCTGACCGGGGCGATCTTCTTCGTCGCCATGGCCTACGCGTCCTATGTCTCCGGGGTCTGGGCGACGACCATCGGGGCCGCGGTCGGCATCGTCGTCGCGACGCTGACGGCGCAGGTGCTGGACCTCGACGAGGGTTCGATCGAACAGGGGCTGTACGGCTTCAACGGCATCCTCGTCGGCGCGGCCCTGCCGACCTTCATCGCCGCGTCGCCGCAGCTCTGGGTCTATGTCGTGGTGGGCGCCGCGGCCAGCACGGTCTTCACCGCGGCCTTCAGCGCCACGGTCACCAGGGTGTTCGGCGTGCCAGGTTCGACCGGCCCCTTCGTCCTGACCGGATGGCTGATGGTCGCCGGCGCGTATTCCTTCGGCGGGCTCGACGTGATCGGCGATTCGCCGCGCCTGCCGACGGCCACGACGCAGCACGCGATGGTCATCCCGCAGGGGATCGAGCTGGTCGAAATCTTCTTCCGCAATATCGGGCAGGTCTATCTGCTTGGCAGTGCGGTCAGTGGGGCGATCATCCTGGCCGGCATCTTCATTGCCTCGGTCGCCGCCGGCATCGCTGTGGTGGCCGGGTCGGTCATCGCCATCATCGTCTCCGTCGCGATGGCCGCCGACCCCGCCCTGGTCCGGCAGGGGCTGTACGGCTTCAGCCCGGTGCTCACCGCATTGGCGGTCGGCGTGATCTTCCTGCGGCCCTCGCCGCGCGTCGCGCTCTACGCCGCGCTCGCGACCGTGGTGACGGTGTTCGTCCAGGGCGCGCTCGACATCATCGTGGCACCGTCCGGCGTGCCGTCCTTCACCGCGCCCTATGTGCTGACGATGTACCTTTTCATCGCCCCGAAGAAGCTCATGGTGCCACATCCGCACAAGCCCGTGGCGGGGCATTCGGCGGGCACCGAGCCGGCCTCCGGCGGAGCGTGA
- a CDS encoding PqqD family protein codes for MPVEYEPAGAYRLSGVHRLSADLPRWINTTMSSMLYVSNAAVVASEQFDGELVVIQFDTGRYFSLSGMAMPAWQLLQSPVTRDAMLFALSQAAGDTAPEPAELASQLDALIEQLVAEALLIEAEAPGIAAVIEPFNYAAPRVDIYSDLADLVSLDPIHDVDAMMGWPRTGAA; via the coding sequence GTGCCGGTGGAATACGAACCGGCCGGTGCTTACCGTCTTTCCGGTGTACACCGGCTTTCAGCCGACCTTCCCCGCTGGATCAATACCACGATGTCTTCCATGCTCTATGTCAGCAACGCTGCGGTGGTCGCTTCGGAGCAGTTTGATGGCGAACTCGTTGTCATCCAGTTCGATACAGGCAGGTATTTCAGCCTCAGCGGGATGGCCATGCCGGCGTGGCAGCTCCTGCAGTCGCCGGTCACGCGCGATGCGATGCTCTTCGCTCTGTCCCAGGCGGCCGGCGATACCGCGCCCGAACCTGCCGAACTGGCGTCGCAGCTCGATGCGCTGATTGAACAGCTCGTCGCCGAAGCCCTGCTCATCGAAGCCGAGGCACCCGGCATCGCCGCGGTCATCGAGCCCTTCAACTACGCCGCTCCCCGCGTGGATATCTACTCTGACCTCGCTGACCTCGTATCGCTCGACCCGATCCATGATGTGGACGCGATGATGGGCTGGCCACGCACGGGCGCGGCGTGA